TGTACATATTTCGAGCAATTTGCAAGGATATTTCATTTTGACGCTTCGGTATCGTAATGAGCAATTCGGAAGTGGACGATTGTGTTTCTTAAAAGTCCAGTGTAGGACGCTTTGATCTCcgaaatgcaatttttaatGTATTTGTGGAGTAATTTACAGTTgtgatggacaatttgggaagaggagatatggttcttcgagccttgcggctcgtttttatagttgtggaCAAtcggtcgaataatcgtatctccccttcccaaattgtccattcttgtgtacaatctgagcgccaattaggaagaattaacTGTACTgtgttaattaaattttgaaTTTTTCCATGAAATGAAAACATTTAGTCCACATCTTACTGCTTTTAAAGTACGCGCATTGATAATATTTAATGGGACAGTAACGCCGATTGTAGGTATATAGGGAAAAAACTGTTTAGAATGAAGCACTTTACAACATATTTCAAGGCCATGAAAATCCATGAGGAATCGCTACAGTAAATAATTAACTAAATTACTTTTTAGACCCATTCATCCAACCATGTTCgttctatatacagggtgtcccaaaagtcactcgcaattGAGAAATGAGGGGATCCTgtagtcatttgaagtaattttttcagtTACTCAATGAGCGAGATTAGACTtctcgaccgctcgttggctgggtcgcctcgcgccaaccgagcacgcctctcattggtcagtgtttttcgttaataactcgtaaacgaagccgcggattgcatttttgctaaggaaaaagttacttcaaataacctcaggaacccctcatttcccgattgcgagtGATTTTTGGAACACTCTGACCCAGGTACATACATTCAATTTTACAAATCACAACTGTTCAAACTATTGGAATTGTTGTTTCTTTCAATCCAAATTGATTTATGACGAGCTTGTTCGCTAATACGATCTTTTCAATGATGTTTACAGGAGGATGTTGCGGGCTGATGAAGAAGAGGACCATCGTGGGAGGCTACGCCTTCACCTGGTGGTTCGTCACCGACGTTCAACGTCTGTCTTTGGAGGTGATGACCTTGAACCCAGTCTGCGAGAGCGTGGAAACTGCCCAAGGTGTACCATTGACCGTCACGGGGGTCGCGCAATGCAAAATCATGAAGGCTGACGAGCTGCTGCACACTGCCAGCGAACAGTTTCTCGGCAAAAGCGTGCACGAGATCAAATCGACGATCCTTTCTACCTTGGAGGGCCATCTTCGAGCTATATTAGGTGAGATTTCATGATACAAAAGGTTCGTGTAGTTCTGAGAATTTTTTTCAGAGGTACATTCCGAGTATGTCGGTTTATTGTTGATGTACACTGCGTTTCATAATAACCAGGACTTTGGaagaatagatttttgaaatagtaaataatctaataatagatatttataataataaaatttattattaatagataaatttataataataaatatttttatcttttcatattatacagaatttggcagataaaatttttcgaaatagtagtaatatttcataaaaatttaaatcgtaatagatttttaataaattaattgattTTTAATGGGGGTGATGTCAATCATAGTACATTTTCGatgtaaaatttaattataatgaacTTTTACCACGAATTTGAATTACAATAGGTTTTTActagaaattaatttattttaaatatgagTGATATCTATTGATATAGTCTGAATATGTAGAAGAATGGCAGACACGGTTGTTGCCATTTTCAAACATAAAAAGCTAGAATAGTTGTTTCAAAAATGTATACATTCGTACACAAAAGGACTTGTTATAAAAAAGTGTACAATTTTTCCCCCAAAAAAATTACAAGatataatatagaaaaaatAACTAATTATTGCTAAAGATAATAATACAGAAAAATTGCAATCTATAGAAAATGCTGGCATATCAAACTGTCTAATCAAATTTGTTACTAATTCCggttaatatacagggtgtcatgtAACTAGTGGGTACAACGGGATAGAGGCTGATTCTACGTCAGAAAATAAGTCGGAAAaatagaataacattttttcatttaatgctccgttttcgagaaatcgCTCCATTTGGTTTCTAttcaatattatcattttttCCACCTACTTTTTCTCGAGAACGGAATCTTGAgtgaaaaaaatttatttcatattttcaacttatttttCTACGTAGAATTGTGCCTATCCGGTTGTACTACCAGTTACATGACACCCTATATGTATACTTGTTGGAAGCAGTGAAACGAACTTTGTTCATTGATTTCGCTAGGCACCCTCTCCGTCGAAGAGATCTACAAGGATCGAGATCAATTTGCGACACTGGTGAGGGAGGTTGCGGCTCCAGACGTCGGCCGCATGGGCATCGAAATTTTGTCATTCACGATAAAGGATGTCTACGACAACGTTCAGTATTTGGCATCACTCGGCAAAGCGCAGACTGCGGCTGTTAAACGCGACGCCGACGTTGGCGTCGCCGAGGCGAACCGCGACGCCGGCATTCGAGTTAGTATGCTCAACGAACTGTTAGTTCGTAGAAAGCCGGACTTTTTCTAAAAATAACAAGAACTGCGAAAGTGAAACTTCTTTTTAAGGATACGTTACTCTTGTAATAAACGATGAGACTATCCAAAGAGTTATACCAAAGGATAACAAGACCAGTAAAAAAAACATTAACGaataaacagagagagagagagagagagagagagagagagagaatcagaGATTTAGAATCAGAGATTTTATGTACACCAAGTAGATATATGTGTTTCTGCATTTATAGTTTCAATTTCAAGTTTTATCAGAACCACCATTTtaattttaagttttatcagAACCAGCCTCTTAATTTTAAGTTTTATTAAAACCACGATTTTAATTTTTAGTTTTATCAGGgccatcattttttaatttttagtttTGTCAGAATCACCATTTTATTTTAGTGATTTTATCAAAACCACCATTTTATTTTAGTGGTTTTATCAAAACCACCATTTCGTTATAATTTTATCTTGTTTTCTGAAATTTAGTAACGAATTTCCATTTCCACTATCCCTTACTATCTTGTTTTATGTGCAATTATAAGTTGTCACCAATTTGCAAACTAATagaaaaatagtttattttcTGAGTGTAgagaataaaattgtaaagGACTTCCGTTTCGCTCAAGAagtaaagaaaagaaaaaggagcCCAGGAAACTGTGAACGAAAGGCCATAGTTTACAAAAGGTTGCGTAGCACTAATAAGTATACGTCCTATAATAGAGTAGTAGATGCAACAATGCAACATCATCTGAATATCTGTTGCATAAATTCGATCTCTCTTTAGTACCTAAAATTTGTAGGATGTTACTTGTAGCTCTTGAAAGAAGTTCCAACTTTCTTGTAATGAAGGAAGCAATTGTTTCCTAGTTCCATGTATCCCAGTAATATTTACTATCCGGAAATATTAAATGTGTCACTTGATTGTTAAACAACTCTTGTGTTCTAATTAAGGAAGCAGAGTGCGAGAAAGCAGCGATGGACACGAAATACAACACCGACACAAAGATCGAAGACAACGCCAGACTCTTCCAGCTGCAGAAAGCGAACTTCGATCAGGAAGTGAACACAGCGGTACGTTCATGcttatattatacttaattaATTACTTATTCAGTTCGTACTTGCTAATGTTGTATGTAGTACAATACGGTAGTAATAGACAACAATTTTTTACTCAATCCAGTACTCCTTATTGGAGCACAAGTTAcagtattatcattattattattattatgaccaTTATTTACTGCAAGCCTTGGCTTTCAGATTAGAATGACATACATAATATTTGACTTATTGTAACGCTTGCCTTTCGACCTAGAACATCTTCCAGTttatgtatactatatatacatagactAAAAATAATAAGTACCATATGACACCTTCTAATTATACATGCGTTCCACAGAAAGCTGAGGCTCAACTTGCCTACGAGCTTCAAGCAGCAAAGATAAGGCAACGAATACGAAACGAGGAGatccaaataaaaattgttcaaaggCGCAAGCAGATTGAGGTGGAGGTGCAAGAGGTCCAACGAAAGGAACACGAG
This genomic stretch from Megalopta genalis isolate 19385.01 chromosome 5, iyMegGena1_principal, whole genome shotgun sequence harbors:
- the Flo2 gene encoding flotillin-2 isoform X1, with the translated sequence MGNVHTCGPNEALVVSGGCCGLMKKRTIVGGYAFTWWFVTDVQRLSLEVMTLNPVCESVETAQGVPLTVTGVAQCKIMKADELLHTASEQFLGKSVHEIKSTILSTLEGHLRAILGTLSVEEIYKDRDQFATLVREVAAPDVGRMGIEILSFTIKDVYDNVQYLASLGKAQTAAVKRDADVGVAEANRDAGIREAECEKAAMDTKYNTDTKIEDNARLFQLQKANFDQEVNTAKAEAQLAYELQAAKIRQRIRNEEIQIKIVQRRKQIEVEVQEVQRKEHELQSTVRLPAEAEHYKIGRVAEGKRTQTVDAAQAEAERIRLIGEAEAQALEAIGISEAERMRMKAVVYKKYGEAAILNIALNALPKIAAEVAAPLARTEEIVLLGGNDTTSGEITRLVGQVPPAVQALTGVDLSKVLGKIPGAK
- the Flo2 gene encoding flotillin-2 isoform X2, which gives rise to MGPSPYNLLAGLSRGCCGLMKKRTIVGGYAFTWWFVTDVQRLSLEVMTLNPVCESVETAQGVPLTVTGVAQCKIMKADELLHTASEQFLGKSVHEIKSTILSTLEGHLRAILGTLSVEEIYKDRDQFATLVREVAAPDVGRMGIEILSFTIKDVYDNVQYLASLGKAQTAAVKRDADVGVAEANRDAGIREAECEKAAMDTKYNTDTKIEDNARLFQLQKANFDQEVNTAKAEAQLAYELQAAKIRQRIRNEEIQIKIVQRRKQIEVEVQEVQRKEHELQSTVRLPAEAEHYKIGRVAEGKRTQTVDAAQAEAERIRLIGEAEAQALEAIGISEAERMRMKAVVYKKYGEAAILNIALNALPKIAAEVAAPLARTEEIVLLGGNDTTSGEITRLVGQVPPAVQALTGVDLSKVLGKIPGAK
- the Flo2 gene encoding flotillin-2 isoform X3, producing the protein MGNVHTCGPNEALVVSGGCCGLMKKRTIVGGYAFTWWFVTDVQRLSLEVMTLNPVCESVETAQGVPLTVTGVAQCKIMKADELLHTASEQFLGKSVHEIKSTILSTLEGHLRAILGTLSVEEIYKDRDQFATLVREVAAPDVGRMGIEILSFTIKDVYDNVQYLASLGKAQTAAVKRDADVGVAEANRDAGIREAECEKAAMDTKYNTDTKIEDNARLFQLQKANFDQEVNTAKAEAQLAYELQAAKIRQRIRNEEIQIKIVQRRKQIEVEVQEVQRKEHELQSTVRLPAEAEHYKIGRVAEGKRTQTVDAAQAEAERIRLIGEAEAQALEAIGISEAERMRMKAVVYKKYGEAAILNIALNALPKIAAEVAAPLARTEEIVLLGGNDTTSGEITRLVGC